The nucleotide sequence CGAGGAGTGTTGGTTTCAAGGTATCATAGAGGCCAAAATAGAGGCCTCTATAGATCATGATACCCAGAACAGAGGGTGCAAACCCACGATACAGGCCTGCAATACCATCTGTAGCAAACGTCTTTCTGTAGACGTCGAGTATCCCATTGAACTGTCTCTGTGGCATCGGTGCGTCGAGGCCTTTCGAGAGACGCTTCTTAAGGTCCCTGTTAGCACTGGCATCGGCCGCCATTCTTGTCCTGGCGTAGTCTAGTGAGTACACGAACCCCAGCGACAGTGCGCCTGCTGCACCACCGGATGCAACGTTACCTACAAACCATTTGAAGTATCCATCCGTCTCCTTCTTGTACCCGAAGAGTGCCTTGATCTTATCTTTGAAAGCAAAGTTCAAGGCTTGCGTCGGGAAGTATCTGATCACATTGGCAGTATTGCCTCGCCAGAACGACAGGACCCCTTGAGATTGGGCAGTCGTTCTGAAACAATCGAGTATTCCTGTGTAGCGGTGGCTCAGAGTGCCTTGCTTGATCATTTCATCTTGATTCTGTATCATCAACTTCACTCGTTCTATCGGAGCAGCACCAGTCTTCGCAATAGCTGCTGACACACCTCCCATGAGGAAGTCTGTCAGAAAACTTGTTTGCTTCACCGATGTTACTGTATTGTTGTTAGTGGACATGCTGTTTACTATGTGTCGTAAAATATCTGTTCAATTGACATTCGGATATTTGAAGCATTATAGTCACAACATATAGTGAAGTAAATGGGATGAtaagtttatatatgtgtagAAACACATTTCATTGAAGAGCTTGATAAACATCGTTGGTGATTTTGAGGCATCCATGCCATGTGACCGTATCCTTAATTTATAAACCGGTGAGTACCTTAGGAGAGAACCTTCTGACACAAGGATGCCCTTTCACGGTCCACAATTTAACAGTCACATGGTAACGATGCCATCCATATACACATCTTCCATCTGTACAACTGCacaaaacaatatttgGATGTGACAGTGACACCACCGTCAATTCCTAAGCGTTGCATCGCATTATTTCAGCAGGAAACATCACAAACAAACCTACCAAATGACCAAACATGACTCACCACAGCAGCCTCTGTATCAGCACGATTGGGCTATCTGAAGTTATAACTGATTGCATCCCAGGACACCAACCATTTCAAACGAAGTTACCGGTATAAAGGGCATCGACCTCATCTCTTATAAGCTCTTGCAAGCTCAGTTGTAAGGTCGTTCCGAACGACCCCACCGCTTAAAGCCTTCGCAAGTTCTggatattgaaaagttcGAACTACCAGGTTCGATGAAGTGCTATAAAGTGATAATTAGTAATTAACAATCAATGCTAGAGATCGACGTGTGTTGTATTTGGTAGCTTGGATTGTTGACAAGTTGTATTGCATTTGTGTCTGATAGAGGGTCTCTGAATTTGTTGATCTATATTGAATTCAGTGGTGAAGAGAACAGAAATACACTGTGAAGCCAAGAGAGAAAAAAGACACCATCGGTTGGGTTGTGAGTTAGGATGTCGGTTGAAGGTCCAGCGGCTCCAGATAGAGCAACTTGCAAATGTAAATGTTGCGTGAATAATTTGAGGAAACATAGGAGAGAACAAGCTCAATCGCGCTTGAAGCATGTTAGGGGTCGGTTTTTGAAGAGACTGGATACGAAGGACACCAGTTACAAGATGATAACATccattgaatatttgaataataagTATGGGTTGAAAAAGACTTATTATATAgaaaaattcatcaaatgCATTCATAAGAAAATTGATACTGATGTCAATAAGATCAGCGACAATTATGTTGATTCATTGACTCCGTGGGTAAAAGTtaaattgtttttcttGTTGATTGCTTTATCGCAAAGAGGGGGACCTGAGTACTGGTTAGAGAAGTCAGATGGCCATGCTTATGAGCCTGAATCAGATATGGTTGAAGTTAATGATGCTGATGGCAAGGAGAGTAGCGATGAACCAGTCGAGCAGAGTTTACGTCAAGATAATGAAGAGTCAGGGAAATCAGTAGAAAGTAATGCCACCGAGACTAAACAAACAAAGAATAACAAGGATGAAAATGCCAGTAGTAAAAAGGATAGCAAGATTTGCTACACCTTGGCTGAACAGGTCATGAgacaaaatataaaacaagATTTCACTGAAGAAGCGTATACTGAAAATTATGTGTTCTCATCGATTTGGGCAAACTTCATGGAAGGTTTAATAAACCATTACTTGGAAAAAGTTATCATACCACACTCAGAAATGAAGGTTTGTCAACAACTCTATAAGCCAATGatgaaaattatttcacTATATAATGAATACAATGAGCTTATTGAAAAGAGTGAGCGGAACGGCTTTTTACCTTTGGCTTTAAACGCAAATAACACAGGCGACAATGAAGAAGCTGAAACGAATGTAACACTAGAGGAAGATCTAGATAGAAGTCTTGCAAAAGATGGTGTATTGTCGGAATCTCAATGTGGAGGACAGCTATTGAATGTGGAAAATGAGGATATGGTAACAAAGGAAAGGCTACACAAAGCACAGAAACTTTTATGGCAGGCTCGACAGGATATTCCAAAGACTATAAGCAAAGAATTGACTTTGTTATCTGAAATGTATTCGACATTGTCTGCAGATGAACAGGATTACAAATTAGACGAGTTTGTAGGCTGTGCagaagaatatattgaacTTGAATATTTACCAAGTCTTATTGACctattattcaaaaactCCGGCACACATCAATTCTGGAAAATAATGATCGTCTTAGAACCCtacttttattatattgaagATATCAACGATGAGGAAGAAGGTAGCGACATGTATTACGATAACGACAAGTTAAGTGACGATGTCATatatgatgatgatgatcCTTCTAGGACATTTAAGCCTGACCCAAGAGTAATCAcattagaaaaaatatgCGAAGTTGCTGCTAAACAAAAGTGGATATGATATATTCTTCTATCCAGTTACATTGTCCTAACATTTTAGATATTGTATCttcataattatataaatttatattaattgttaaaacattattttattaagattgttaatgatattatGTTTTAAATTGTAGTAATAAACTGCCTAACGGTATACATATAGAAAATTTCgcataaatataattcagATGTTACTGTTTAATCTGATTTTCTAGTACTGTAAGTTGGTAGCTCGCTATATTTACGGTTCTTTAAGTTTTTGTATTTACTCATTTCAGAAATGTTACCAATGACACGATGCTTCTTTTTTAAAGCCTTAGCAGTGACGTTAGAGAAATCTCTGTAACCTTTATTGATTCTGATGAAGAGGTACATACAGAAAACAGAAACAAGAACGGCAGATGGAATGGAGATGGCAATGTAATACCATTTCTTACCGTGTAAACCAGCTTGTTCCAACTCTCTTTGTTCCTTTGATTGCTTGAAAACACGAGAACCTTGAATAATGTAAACAAACAAACCATTTTCGAATAAAGAAAAGTCAGCATCAGTGATGTAGTTAGGTTGAATGGAGATCATGATCTTTCTCTCAAATGTACCGGCTAACCAGTCAACTTGAGGAACCAATGGGAAAACACCGTCGACATTATCTAGCCATTCACTTGAAAAGAATGTCGTGCCGTCCTCGGTAGACTCATCGGTTCTCTTCTTGTTATGGTAACCCTTTTCATAAGGATCTTCAGCGACATAAGTTAAATGAATTTTGACCTTGTCAGCGTACTTGTTTGTGTTTGGATCCAAGAAGAAGCGCGTGTACCATGTGAGGAAATAAGTGTTATCAACTTTCAATTCGTTGTTTTCATGAGGAGTGCAGAATGGTGCACTTTTGTCGTTCTTAGCTTTACCCTTTTCAAAGTAACGATCTGGAACACATCTGATAATTGGGTTCAAGTTCACATAGGTACCGTCTTCCGGAATAAAAATTTCCTCCTCGTGTACTTCATCTTCCTTCATATTGTGTGCCTTCAAGTCTTCATAACTGTACGTCTTTGTTGTGACATCCATGAAGTAAGTAGAATAATCTGGTCTAGCCTTTTTCGTGATACCATTCTTCAATTCCGGCTTGATTGTCACGGCTTTACCGTTATTCTTCAAAGAAACCCAAGGTTTCAATGGGTTCTCTGGAGTTTCAGGCTTCGCACTGAAAGTAACACCATCGATGATAGTTGGAGTCACAATCTCCACCTGAGACTCATAAATAGTTCGAATCCATGGCTTGGGCTGCTCGGTGGTCGTAAGCTTCTCCTTAGGTTCAATAACTGGCTTATAAGCAACGGCAAACTCGCACGCAAGTAACCCTAACAGAATTCCATTGGATCCAGTAAATTTCATGGCGACGATATTCACGTATTCGTGTAGTTACAGCTCTCTTCTTGTTCTTGCTCTGACACAACAGTATTCACAGATAAAAATCGGTGCTTGCTCGACTCCCAATCCCTGACCTAACCCCTCCAATGGACCAACGACACCCAAAGCATTGTCTTTATATATGCACTTGTCTTCTGATTACTGCAATTTGACCTGTCATTGTTTCCAAAATCGCGTactcaaaatatttcacGCAGGCGAGGAAGGGTAAACACAGCAGCATCGCAAGGTCATCGAGTTGGGTGAAGTTGATGAGATGAGAAGAGGCTTCCAGTTATAAATAAGTGGGTTGTCGTGTCCCTGGGTCTCGATGGGGGGGCATGGGGAGGTGAGCGTAGATCAGCATTAGAGGTAGCTTTGGTGCTAGATTGTTCAGCAGAGTGTCTCCGTTTGCAGGTCCAAGAAATATTGATTCCGCAGTGTTGGGTATGTATGGTGATGAAACTGTTCAATTGGTGAGGAATAACTTGGTTCATAACTTGTCGTGGAGCGATGTTGAAGTGTTGGAGAAGTCGACGTTTGATGATGGGTTGGCCCTTCAAGTTATTCGTGCACAGCCTTCCAATGAAGTGTCCCAGGACGATGCGCAGGATAGAAATGCAGATGGGTTCGAATACATTGTGCCTATTGAAATGTCCCAACATTTAGCCAGTTGGCTGACTGTTAAGATGATGGAGGATATCTTTGTCAAGATGTTGCCTTTGGGGACGAAAAGGTTCATTATGGCTGTGGTCAGTGACGACGGGACGGTGATGTTCTATTACGTTTACGAAGGTGTGCACAAACctagaagaaattgatatGGTGTGTGCATGgatctttcttttcacGCTATTTAGTCACTTGTGTTGCCAAGTGGGTTCATATGTAGCTTGCTATATAATTGTATAAAGtcataataatattgcATTGTTCTTTAAAGTATGGTTTTCTTATAGTGATACCGGATTTGGTTCCTGAGTTCAATGATTCTATTTTGTCAAATAATTTCTCATACTCGTTCTTGTCTACGTCGACGTCTTTTAAAAGATGTGTTTTGATCTCTTTATAGTTGGGAAGTTGGGACCAGATGAACACATTTGCCAAAAACAGTAGTTTTACCACGGAGGTATGCATGCTGTCACTGTTTTTCAGTTGCGAACTGATTTCTGTGTATTTCTTGTAGACAGCATTAACTCTGTAGAGGAACGTTGCATTGTGTTTGATGTTTTGTAACTCTTCTCTCTGTTTTCTGGCAGCCGCATTCTTAATGGCAAACGTCTTGGACTGAGCCATGTTCTCCACCGCCTCGCTCTGTTTTGCATCCACCTCTTCAATTGTGACATCCTCGTAAGTCGATATCTCCCCGTTTCCATCAGGCACATCACCGATCCAGTTCTCGATTCTTAACATAACTTCATTACGTTTCTGAGAGGGTACAATGTTCCACAATGGCCAGTACAATAACTGTGAATACAGGTTTCTCGTCAGTTCTTCAAAGTTGCGTTTGTTCACATACAATTGGTACTCTGTCAACTTATTGACATCAGAAATAACGTACTGGAGCAAAGCTTCTTGCAGCAACGTCTGTTTTTCGTTTCCACCCCTCAACGATACCAACCGTTTCGATATATCTCTATAGGAGGCAGTCTTTTGGCCACTAGACAGATCTACCATCAATGGCAACTCCCTAGTGGGCGAATTATCCGCATTATTGGAATACACAATGGTAAATTCAATGTCTGTATCATTCAGATAGTGACATAACAGCCATTGTAAAGCAATGCTCTCAGCAGATAAAACCGAGGCACGATTCCCAGAACCCCATAAATGAAACTCGTACATCTCAATATAACACAGGTTTAGATACCACAACGTAACTCAATATTATAACCTAGTTACTCCTTTGCAACTGGTCTGAAACAAATGTGAAATAGTGAAACCGTTGAATCCAAATTCACCAAACTGAATCGCTCCACTGTCCTAATCGATTCTAATCGCGATACTACACCGTCACACTGAACTTCGATGAACAGATTGCATTGCTAGTAGCATATCCAGTGGCCTCTTTTATAGAAGTATAGGTCAGTTCCAGCATTAACCTGCTCTTCGATCTTCGAACAGTTGCCCGGCTGTGGTGTTTTCGCatcaaatttcaattttaactAAAAGGTTTAAACACTTCAGAACcattttgatatataagttgaattattcattttaaataaagtgTTTGAATGGTTTTGGACTGTCTCAAAACAATTAGATTCAACATCCCCACGGTTTAAAATAGGTgcatattattattattgctTTGTTTCCTCTTTCTTGCTTGGTTTTGATTGAGTTTAATTGAATTCGCATTTCAAGTTTTTGGATTTCagaaattatataaacataatatttgttattatttagttCAAGATGAGTAATGATCAAGGAAATGAGATTAAAACCTCAGAGGACGTTACTCTATTGAAACAGAGGATTGAGGCATATCCGGAGGATATTCTGTCGTATTTGAACTTGGTCAAGTTCTACGAGAAGAATGAGATGTATACTGATGCTAGAGAAGTTTATGATACAGTGAATGGATTGTTTCCTTTGTATTCCCCGCTATGGACTATGCAGTTGAATGATGAGTTGATAAGagatgaatttgaaattgtgGAGAAGAAACTGGCTAAGTGTTTATCGGGAGATTTTGAGAATAATGATTTGGCGCTATGGTCGACATATTTAGACTATGTTCGTaggaaaaataatatcatcacAGGTGGTCAAGAAGCAAGATCGGTCGTCATAAAGGCGTTTGATTTGGTCCTTGAGAAATGTGCTAGGTTTGAACCAAACTCATCTTCTTTCTGGGATGATTACTTGTTGTTTCTAGAGCAATGGAAACCTGTGAATAAATGGGAAGAACAGCAAAAAGTCGATATGATTAGAATTCTTTATAAAAAGATGCTATGTGTTCCATTCgataatttagaaaagaTGTGGAGTAAATATACTCAATGGGAACAAGACGTAAATAATTTGACTGCTAGAAAATTCATTGGTGAAATTTCATCAGACTATATGAAGGCCCGTTCTCTTTATCAGGAGTGGTTGAATTTAACTAGAGGTCTTAAAAGATCTTCTGCATCCTATTTGAAACATGCAAACAACAAAACCGTACCAACAGCACTATCACAATACGAGATCGATACTATTGATGGTGATGCGACGtattataattcaattaagCAACTACAGATTTGGCTAGGATGGATAGACTGGGAAAAGGAAAATAAACTAGAGTTACCAACTGAGGAGCTGCAAAATAGATTAATTTACGTATATAAACAAGGTATCCAATATATGATATACATGCCAGAAATATGGTATGACTATGCTATGTTCACTACAGATATGACTAAACGTGAAACCATTTTAACTGTGGCCACTAATGCCAATACCTGTTCGCCATCTTTAGTATTCAAGTTGATTGAGTGCCATGAAACAAAGAATAATACAGAAGCGGTTCaaaattgttttgaaaCTTGTACTGCATCGATAATGaaacaatatcaaaacTCGCTTCTGTTAGCAAATGGTGACGAGAATGATCCCACAGTATACAGAATTAGACACAAGTTGACTTATGTGTATTGCATATATATGAACACAATGAAGAAACTATCTGGATTATCTACTGCAAGATCAGTTTTTGGTAAATGTCGTaaattgaaacaaataatgACACATGATATATACATTGAAAATGCATTGCTggaatttcaaaatcaaagtGATTATAAGACTGCATTTAGAGTTCTAGAGTTGGGtttgaaatatttccaAATAGATGGGGTTTATATTAACAAATACTTGGattttcttattttattgaataaagatGCACAAattaaaactttatttGAATCTTCTGTAACTAAAGAGATAAATCAAGTACACTTGAAGTCAATctataaaaaaatgattgCATATGAGTCGAAATATGGTAATGTTGATAATGTGTATGCGTTGGAGAAAAGATATTTCGAAACATTTCCAAACGAGAaaagaattgaattatttactaACAGgtatcaaattcaaaacGAAAATCTATTAAAGAAACTAGAGTTGAGATACTTATATAGAGATGAGCCCAATGAAAGTGATCCCTTCGAATTAGATAACAATTCAAATCCTTTGAAGAGATCATTGGCACAAGATAAACAGGatgaaatgaataaaaGACAAAAAAATGGACTTCATGTGCCAAAAGATATAATTCAACTTCTATCACTTTTACCAAAACGTCAATACTTTAAGACTGCATTTTTAGACCCAAAAAAACTGGTTAAGTATATTAATGAACAAGTTGAATTACCAAAGCCAAATTAATAGTTTGTCTGTCAGAAATCATAAAATCAACAAGCATTGAAAATTATGTgcatataatatatttactttaataaaataccaTGTATAATGAATCTTTATTCAGATAGAATGATGTAACTGTTATGTTCATAAACAGATGTAATCGGTGTTAATTTcagttattaaatttgaaacaaaaCTGAAacattaattatttttagaatATCTGGCAAAACAATCATTATcaacttcaaataatatatatatatatatgcatatgTATGTTTGTATGTGTATATCGTCGCCAATATATATGCTCACTATTATCTGTTGAAATATCTTACTGCAAGACTTTGGTCAACACCTCATCGTGCTGGTCATAATCATGaaatgaaaacaataaaattgtattttaatttgattctcagtatatattttttgacaTGCAATGCACAGGGAACTGGTACAATATTAAACCGAATTTCACAACAACAGAACCCAGCTAATCTTGATGATATCAATAACAGATTCCCATTTCTTCAATCCAATTGTGTCAAAGAAGcattaaaagaattgatGCCAGTATGCCTAAAACATGGTTTTGAATATGTGTCATCAGACTTGAAAGTAAGAACCGCTGTTCAAATGTCATTATGTGAGTTTAGAGAATCAGGAATTGAGAATATCCCGAGAGAATGTGAATTATCTGAAGGTACAGAAACATTGAACTGCTTAATAGAGTTGGAATCATATCCTCAATGGTGGACTACATATAGCGGAAATTTTCAGAAACTTTCATCCATATGTTTTGAATATTCTTTACCATACGAAAAAGATCAAATCCTTCAAGTTTTCATGAATGTAACAGATCTCTTTGGTAACATTAATGCAGATCTAGCTTCAGATATGGAGCATTTGAGAAAAGAATCAAAAGCCAATTCTGACATAgtcaaagaaaattttaatgactTATTCGAAGACTTAGAAGATACATTAGATGTAATTATTACCGAACTTAGGAATCAAAATGTAGCTGATGAAATTATGAATATTAGAGAAGAAAATCTAATAATCTGGGATAAACTAAGAAACGATACTAAAAGCTCTTTGGataatcaaaaattctATCACGAGTACATGCTTCAGGAAATGGAAGATTactttaatgaaataaagCAAAAAGTTTCCTTTCAATCTGAACTCATAGCATCTGAGGCAATCTCTTCAACTTTGAATATCTGGAAAGCagaaattgataaagaGTTCGCaaatattactattacCTTAAACTCCACGATGCATCTTCTCGATGATATAGGTTCTAAAATTGGGGATTTCGACAAGCAAGTTGATAGCATATCAAATGTTTTCAAAACATTCAACAAGTTAATCTTCTTTGTTCCgcaatatatttcaaaactgaatataaatattatttggaCTTCTATGTTATTTTCTGGATATGCAGTTTCAAAGGTTAACATCTTAAAGCAAATATTGTTACTACCTTTTAAACTACCCATTAACTCGTGTATACTAAAGTTATCTATTGCTTTGGTAAGTACAAGCATATTAGGAACAAAATTAGGAAGTAGGATTATTGAATAGttaataactttattttccaaaattttaataattatattatgaATACAGCATTAAGCATTATTTCGAtgtatatttcattatatgTAAGTCTAACCCCTTCATCGACACAGCACGTTTGTGGACATCTGATATTGCTGGTACAACAGTGCTGCTTGATGAAACAGATCTGCTAGTCTTATTGGAAGTTTTTCTTACACCAAAAAACCAGGAGGAATTTCCTTTGTTTACCTCTTTGTTCTCTTCTTCAGACTGTTCCTCTTCTATTTGTTCCATTGTGCTATCCATAGATGAAGAAACTGAAGGTCTTCTAAAACtatatttctttgaattcaaCTCTGTGCGTGACCTGTCGGTACCGGCCTTGAATGGCTGAGAATCGCTTAAGTTTGAGAAGTGATCAAGTTCTTTCTCCATTATAGTGTTAGAGGTCgataattgttttaattgtaattcGAGATTAGTTATTCTATCTAATAAATGTGAATTTAATGTTTCTATACTAGCGatattagattttatttgatCATTTTCTCTCTTTAATACcaatatatcttttaatttgtCATCTAAAGACAATTCTGTATCAGCTAATTTCTCACATTTTTCCATCAAGGTTTGAACAACATTTTCATATGATGTTTCATTCCTTTCAGCACTATTATTTCTGactgttttattattctctAACATTGGGGAGGGGCTGGCAAGTTTTGGGGACACCATTAATTGAGTTAATGTATTAACTTGAGCTTTTAATTTTGCGTTTTCAGAtcttaatttatttaactCCTCCAAAACAATtgattcttctttattagttattatagattttaattcttcaatttgttTAACGGACTCTGCCTGTtggattttgaaattattctctttcaatttaaaattttctaatgcaattgataaagttttgttttcatttaaCCCAAATTTGTTTATCTGTGGCACTGTTTTAGAATCCTGTAAAATGGTTCCTAATTGTAAAGCTTCGATTATGTCGTCATATTGCTCTGGGTTCATGCTGATTGTAAATAGAAAGTTAGTCTTACAATTTCCACCAAGTGGTtcctttaataattttccTAATTTGCTTGAATCATACGGCACTGAATTTTCCAGGCTAAATTCGTAATTCTTATAGTCACTAtatgataattttgataatgatgTTATAATGTTCTGGACTGATTTAATAGATGAGTTTATCCTTTTTACATCTTCCGAATTAACACCACTTGAGTTTTTTCTATCAATAAGATCTGAACCAGCCAAATCTACTAAGTATATGGAACTAGATGTTGTTGACTCATCGAGTTTATCGAGCTTTTCAatgttaatattgaatattgtaTTTGTTCTTGGAAATGAATTGTCATGTTTAGAATTCAAGACACTCATTGCTTGgttaaaataatacaaggtttctttaaatgaagCAACATGAACTTGTCGAAGGTTATCAACAGGTAAACCTTTATGTTCAGATACATGACGTATTTTCAAATGTGGTAGTTTTGTCAGGTTTTGTGGGGCTAAAAGATCGACGACTTTATCCAGCCACACTTCCagaaatgatattttaacgATGAAAGTATATTTTGCATTTGAGTCTGTGACACTCTTATTTATTCTTGAGAATAGATCCTTAAAGATTATTTGGCCCAACCCAAAACTATCGTCAACATCATTCCCATAAAGAGAATATGTTTTACCTGAATATTTGGGGCCATATGTTACTAAGGCGGTATTATAACCTTCCATAGCCTCATCTATCATCCCAGTGACTATTGTGTTCCCGATTAAGTCTATATTGCTATCTCTATCAAATATATGagtaaattcaaaagaattattactATTCGGTAGGCTGTCGCCATTCATCTTGTGATTATTGTTTACTGGAATTGTATTAACTGTGCTTCGTACCTCTATAGAGTTACAATCTTTATTGGTCTTATACGTAATTGTCCCATTATCTGTGTCATTATTATGAATACGTAAATAAGCACGAACAGGTTGTGGCTCTTCAAGTCCAGTAAAAGCCATCAGCGAATCTGGGCTGACCTTACTCTTCGAATTGGTATACCAATACATGTTGGTGTTATTATTCTGTAACCTCCACAAACTCACACTCAAACACACTCTGTATTGATGAAAGCTCAACGATAGTGTCTCAACTGTTTAACAATGCTCGTCCTTTAATCGATTAAcgttttatattttgcGTGTTTCAGAATTAAGGAAGTggaaattataataaattgaacAGTAATAAGTATCTGATTATAAAAACAGACAAATATGAAATCACTATATAGTTAACAATTGGTTAACCTAATTCAGGTTATCACTATAGCTCTCAAATATTAACACAATTATTACTTATAGGCATTTGCCAAAGGTTTTAAATaacttcttcaaatttgtGTTGTGTAcacaatttttatatagtGAGTCGTGTTACGATGCTTGTTTCTAAGCtttaatttaacaaatttagatatgttattaaagaaacttgtcaaaaatgaaacaacTTATACAaacatatatgtatgtgcgtgtgttttcttcatctgTATTCTATTGGTTTTATAATTCTATATAATTACTTATTTATTGCTTGAGATGAAAAATCGATAAGTAGTTCATGTATCGATTAAGTGATTTGTGGATCGTGtctaaaattataatagaGTCACTTCATAAAGCACAAATGGTTCATACTCTGTATCAACTATAGTGGCGTACTGGTTCAAAGAGGTATCTTGATGGTTGATGTTTCCCTTTTTATCTTTTGCAAACGCATTACCACTCAAATAACCGAAACTTGAAATTAATTCATTCTTACATTTCGTTAGTTGTTTTGGCGGAAC is from Tetrapisispora phaffii CBS 4417 chromosome 14, complete genome and encodes:
- the AAN1 gene encoding Aan1p (similar to Saccharomyces cerevisiae YKL075C; ancestral locus Anc_2.623), with translation MSVEGPAAPDRATCKCKCCVNNLRKHRREQAQSRLKHVRGRFLKRLDTKDTSYKMITSIEYLNNKYGLKKTYYIEKFIKCIHKKIDTDVNKISDNYVDSLTPWVKVKLFFLLIALSQRGGPEYWLEKSDGHAYEPESDMVEVNDADGKESSDEPVEQSLRQDNEESGKSVESNATETKQTKNNKDENASSKKDSKICYTLAEQVMRQNIKQDFTEEAYTENYVFSSIWANFMEGLINHYLEKVIIPHSEMKVCQQLYKPMMKIISLYNEYNELIEKSERNGFLPLALNANNTGDNEEAETNVTLEEDLDRSLAKDGVLSESQCGGQLLNVENEDMVTKERLHKAQKLLWQARQDIPKTISKELTLLSEMYSTLSADEQDYKLDEFVGCAEEYIELEYLPSLIDLLFKNSGTHQFWKIMIVLEPYFYYIEDINDEEEGSDMYYDNDKLSDDVIYDDDDPSRTFKPDPRVITLEKICEVAAKQKWI
- the SEN15 gene encoding Sen15p (similar to Saccharomyces cerevisiae SEN15 (YMR059W); ancestral locus Anc_2.625) produces the protein MYGDETVQLVRNNLVHNLSWSDVEVLEKSTFDDGLALQVIRAQPSNEVSQDDAQDRNADGFEYIVPIEMSQHLASWLTVKMMEDIFVKMLPLGTKRFIMAVVSDDGTVMFYYVYEGVHKPRRN
- the AAC1 gene encoding ADP/ATP carrier protein AAC1 (similar to Saccharomyces cerevisiae AAC1 (YMR056C); ancestral locus Anc_2.621), producing MSTNNNTVTSVKQTSFLTDFLMGGVSAAIAKTGAAPIERVKLMIQNQDEMIKQGTLSHRYTGILDCFRTTAQSQGVLSFWRGNTANVIRYFPTQALNFAFKDKIKALFGYKKETDGYFKWFVGNVASGGAAGALSLGFVYSLDYARTRMAADASANRDLKKRLSKGLDAPMPQRQFNGILDVYRKTFATDGIAGLYRGFAPSVLGIMIYRGLYFGLYDTLKPTLLVGKMSNSFTASFMLGWIITITASTISYPLDTVRRRMMMTSGQTVKYKGSYDCFQQILKTEGSASLFKGCGANIFRSVAAAGVISLYDQFQMIFFGKTFK
- the PSG1 gene encoding Psg1p (similar to Saccharomyces cerevisiae YKL077W; ancestral locus Anc_2.624); the encoded protein is MKFTGSNGILLGLLACEFAVAYKPVIEPKEKLTTTEQPKPWIRTIYESQVEIVTPTIIDGVTFSAKPETPENPLKPWVSLKNNGKAVTIKPELKNGITKKARPDYSTYFMDVTTKTYSYEDLKAHNMKEDEVHEEEIFIPEDGTYVNLNPIIRCVPDRYFEKGKAKNDKSAPFCTPHENNELKVDNTYFLTWYTRFFLDPNTNKYADKVKIHLTYVAEDPYEKGYHNKKRTDESTEDGTTFFSSEWLDNVDGVFPLVPQVDWLAGTFERKIMISIQPNYITDADFSLFENGLFVYIIQGSRVFKQSKEQRELEQAGLHGKKWYYIAISIPSAVLVSVFCMYLFIRINKGYRDFSNVTAKALKKKHRVIGNISEMSKYKNLKNRKYSELPTYSTRKSD
- the SAM37 gene encoding SAM complex subunit SAM37 (similar to Saccharomyces cerevisiae SAM37 (YMR060C); ancestral locus Anc_2.626), which translates into the protein MYEFHLWGSGNRASVLSAESIALQWLLCHYLNDTDIEFTIVYSNNADNSPTRELPLMVDLSSGQKTASYRDISKRLVSLRGGNEKQTLLQEALLQYVISDVNKLTEYQLYVNKRNFEELTRNLYSQLLYWPLWNIVPSQKRNEVMLRIENWIGDVPDGNGEISTYEDVTIEEVDAKQSEAVENMAQSKTFAIKNAAARKQREELQNIKHNATFLYRVNAVYKKYTEISSQLKNSDSMHTSVVKLLFLANVFIWSQLPNYKEIKTHLLKDVDVDKNEYEKLFDKIESLNSGTKSGITIRKPYFKEQCNIIMTLYNYIASYI